A window of Kribbella voronezhensis genomic DNA:
CGAAAGTGACCGGCATCGTCTCGCGAGCAGGCTTCGCGTCGTACCCGGTGAGCTGCCAGGACACCTCGACCTGCGCGAGCCAGGATTCGGTGCCGCCGAGGGCGCTCTTGCGGTCCGGTTCGAGCGCGGCCGGGTCGTCACTGACGTAGCGCAACTGGAAGGTGGCCAGCGGCAACTTTCCGAGATTGTTGAAGACCGTCCGGGCCTGGTCGTCGAACGCCTTCGCCTGCGGGTCGATCGCGCTCATGAACGTCCCGCGGCTGTCTGTCTTGACGGCGTCGGCCATCCGCTGCAGCACCGCCTCGCCCTCGACGGCGCGACGTACACCCTCGGCCGCGTCATCCGGTGACTGACTCTGGCTCGGTACGCCGTTGTGGCCGTGCGCGCCGCCCGGCTCCGCGGGAGCGTTGGCGACGTTGCGGAGGCCGGCGTACCCGGCACCGGCGACCACGACAACTGCCATGCCGAGCGCGACCCGCTTCAGAAGTGCGGGTGAGAGGTTGGCCGGGAGTTTGAGGTTGCCAGGCTTGAGGTTGCTGAGCTTCGTCAGCCTGAGGCTGCCGAGCAGAGGCGCGCCGCCGCCTGCGGCGTGCTGGGCCGGGATCAGGATCGTGGTCTGGTCCGACACCGGCTTCGCGGGCTGAGGGGTCGGCGGATCGGCCGGCCTGGTGCCGCCTTTTTCGTCGATCACCTCGGCCCCTCGCTACTCAGCTGCCCCCGTCCGGGGCATCACTCTAATGTCCCAGGGATCATCTGCCGTTCCGGACAGTGAAGCACTCGGCCGGTGACATGACTCGGCTCCGGGGACCTGCCCCGGAGCCGACGATCATGTCAGAGGTGCGGATCAGCCCGGGCGGACCGCGCCGGTGTAGCCGCTCATGTAGTCGACGTCGTTGATCTGGACCGGCTTGCCCGGGCGGGGTGCGTGCACCATCTTGCCGTTGCCGATGTACATCCCGACGTGGTGGATGGGGCTGCCGAAGAAGACCAGGTCACCGGGCATCAGGTTGGACCGGCTGACGCGGCGACCCTCGCCGTACTGCGCCGCGGAGGAGTGCGACAGCGAGACGCCGGCCTTGCCCCAGGCGTACATCGTCAGGCCGGAGCAGTCGAACGAACTCGGACCGTCGGCGCCCCAGACGTAGCTGTCGCCCTGTTGGTCCAGCGCCGCCTGGACGGCGATGCCGGCGCGGCCGCTGACCGGCACGTTCGGCAGGTTGTCGTCCATCCGGCCCTTGTCGCGGCTCGGGCGCTTGGCGCGGGCGTCGTTGGCTTCCTTCTCGTTCTCCGCCTGGATCCGGGCGCGATCGGCGTCGCTGAGCTTGCCGAGCACCTTCTCCGCGGCGTCGAGGTTCGCCTGGAGCTGCTTCTTCAGACCTTCTTGCTGCGCCTTCACGGCCTGCAGCGCGGCGAGCTCGCTCTGCTCGCTGGCCTGCAGGTCGGACAGCTTGCCCTGGGCGTCCTGGAACTTGCGGAGCGCCGAGTTCTGCTGGCCGGCGAACGCCTGCGCGGTGGAGGCCTGGCTGAGGAACTGGTCGGGGTTCGTCGACAGCAGCAACTGCGCCGTCGTGGACATCCCGGACGTCTGGTAGCCGGCGACCGCGAGGGACCCGATCTGCCGCTTGACCGCATCGACCTGGACCTGCTGCTTGGCGATCCCGGCCTGCAGTGCCTTCACCTTGGCCTGCTGCGCGGAGATCTTGCCGCGGAGCTCGTTGGCCGCCTCACCGGCGACCTCGGCCTTCTCCTGCAGATCCGCTACCTGGGCCTTCGCCTGCGCCAAAGTCGGCTTCGGGTCCGCGTCCGCGGCTCCCTGAATGAACAGCACACCAGCGGCTACAGCGGTGGTGGTGATGGCGGCGAGGGCAATACCTCTGGTGCGGTTAAAGCGGCCGGTGGACACAGCCTGGTCGGTCCCTTCCTGTGCTGACGCCGTCCCCGTCGACCGCGCCTGGTTCTCGCTGGGAGTCCTACCGCTGTAACTCCCGAACGACCCGGCGGGTCACACCTCGGCTAGTCGCTGCCCGGCCGGTCTGGTCAACCGGCACGCTGGGGCAACGAGAGGTAACAGTAGTAACCGATTCGTGACCGATGCAATTCGCCCCTCTGGTTTGATCCAAACTTAACGTCCGGAAAGCCCTTCCAGCGCAGCTCTCAGACGGCGTCGGCAGCCGGATCCCCTTCCGCAGCAGCGTTTGGCTCGACGCTACTGACGGCATGCACCAAACGCAGGGGCGGAACCAGCCCGGACTCGGCCAGCACGCCGAGGGCGGCGAGCTCCTCGTCGTCCACCCGGATCGAACTCTGCTCGGGCGGCATCCCGAGCAGCACCGTGACCACGCAGTCACGGCACCCCGGACCTCTCATCACACACGCGTCGCAGTCGATCAGCACAACGTCCTCCAAAGTGGGGAAGCACCCGGACTTGCACCCGGCTGAAAAGGACGCTAGAGGGCCCCTCCGACACTTTCCCGCCCCAACCCGTTGCCCCCTCCCCCAAATGGGCGTACCGACGGACAGTAGGTAGCGCGCAACTCCAAGGATTTACCGCGCCGATCCGGGGTTTTCAGCCTCAGCCCAGCCCGAGCACACCGCCGTACGGGTGACACCTCCTGTCCGTCGGTACATCGGCCGATCGCAACGCCCAAGCCACCTCGTACTACGGAGCGCTCACATCCCCGCCAGACGCTGCGCCAGCGCGCGCCGGATCGTGGCGACGACCCAGTCCGGGTTCGACAGCACCTGCTCGTAGGTGAACCTGAGGACCAGCCAGCCCGCCGCCACCAGTTCGTCGTACCGCCGGCAGTCAGCCGCGAACTCACTCCGGCCCCCATGGAACTGGTATCCATCAGCCTCGATCGCAAGCCGCGCCTGCCGGTGACCGAGATCGACCCGGGCCCGGAACGGACCCGCCTCGACAACCACCTGCGGCTCGAATCCCTCGATCCCGGCATCCAGTAACACCGCCCGCAGGACGGACTCGAGGAAACTGCCGGCCCACGCGTGCGCCACGCCCGCGATTCGGCGAGCGTTCGGAGTTCCAGGGCCCCGCATTCGTGTCGCTGCCGCCACCAGGTCCGAACGGTGGATGCTCGTTCTGGCGAGCGCGGCGTCGGCCACGGCCAGTGCTTCGGCGAACGGAAGGATCCGCGCGCAGTCGAGGACGGTGCGTGTGACTGAAGTCGTCCGGCCGGGGATATCGCCCGGATCGATCTCTGCCCAGTGGAGGACCGCCGGCGGGCCCGGGCGTGAATGCCTGTTGGGCGGGACAGTGACGTGCGGCAGTTCTGGTGGGGTGAGGAGCGGGAGGCCCCAGTACTCCGCTGCGCTCAGGTGCGACAGGACCCCGTCGTAGGCGATGGCGACCCGTTGAGCCGCGAACAGTCCGGACCGCACGTAGATGCCGCGGGCAACCCGCTCGATCACGCCGAACTTGACCGCCTTGGCGACCGCGCGACGAGAACTGCCCGCCACCAACTCGCCGAAGGTTGCCAGCCCACCGTTTCGCGCGAGTACCTGCGTCACCGCCTCCATCGGCAAACCTTGCCTGGTGACGGCCGATCGGCGTCGAGCGTTGTCCACAAGCGCGTACCGACGGACAGGAGGTGTCCCTCGCCACTGGCTACGGCCCAGGCTCAGCGGCCGCCTTGCGGGCCGCAGTACGGCCGGATCTCCTGTCCGTCGGTACGCCGCCGGGCAGCCCGAGGCCGGATGAGCGCGGCGGACCGGCGTACCGGGGGGCGGCGTACTGGCGTGTTGGGTGGGTCAGGGGCGGGTTATGCGGCTCAGGAGGGTTTTGGCGGAGAGGGCTCGGGCGCCCATGGTGATGGTGCTGTCGGCTACTTCGCGGTCGGTGGAGACGACTACGACGGGGCGGCCTGGGGGTTCTGCGCGGACCAACTGGCGGATGACCTCGTCGGCGATGACGCCGGCGGGGCTGAAGCGGACGCGTACGCCGCGGGGTGGGGTCAGCTGGACGGGTCCGGAGAGTTCGGCGCCGTCGAACACCACCGTGACCTCGATCCGCCGTTGCGCCACCAGCGCCCCGAGCGCGGTGACGAGGCGTTGCCGCTGGGAGTGGAGCGGAGAGTTCGGCCAGGCCGTCTTGGTGACGTTGTAGCCGTCGATGATCAGGTGCACCTGCGGAAGCGCCAGGAGCTCGTCGAAGAGCGCCGGATCGTCCTCCGGCGCGGAACGGCCGACCGGAGAGGCGGACGGCTCCACACCGGCAACGGTGTCAGCTGGGCGGAGGTCTCCCCCGGGCGGCAGCGCCAGTTCGCGACGGAGTCCTCCCGCGGCCTCGACCAAGGTGTCCAGCAGCAGGCGCGTCCTGGTCGAGATGAGCTCGCGCTCTTGTCCCGCAGTACGGCGGGCAGCGTGTTCGACCGCCTCCAGTTCGGTGATGCGGGCCCGGAGTTTGCGCAGCTCACGGTCGACTTCGGCGCGGGCCGCGTCGACGCGTTCGTCGGCCGTGTTCGCCTCGACGGTGCGCAGTTCGAGCTCGCCTTGCAGGCCGGTGATCCGCTGGCGCGCCTCGTTCAGCTTGCGGCGGAGCGTGACATTCTCGGCCTTGAGGTCGGTGACCTGCTCGCGCAAACGTTCCCGCACCTGCCGGGTCTCGGTCCGGGCCTGGTCGAGTTGCTCGCTGAGCCGGTGCACCGCCTCGTCGTCGTGCTTCGGCTGCTCGGCCGGAAGCTGGGCGGCGTCTGCGACCCGCT
This region includes:
- a CDS encoding C40 family peptidase, with amino-acid sequence MLFIQGAADADPKPTLAQAKAQVADLQEKAEVAGEAANELRGKISAQQAKVKALQAGIAKQQVQVDAVKRQIGSLAVAGYQTSGMSTTAQLLLSTNPDQFLSQASTAQAFAGQQNSALRKFQDAQGKLSDLQASEQSELAALQAVKAQQEGLKKQLQANLDAAEKVLGKLSDADRARIQAENEKEANDARAKRPSRDKGRMDDNLPNVPVSGRAGIAVQAALDQQGDSYVWGADGPSSFDCSGLTMYAWGKAGVSLSHSSAAQYGEGRRVSRSNLMPGDLVFFGSPIHHVGMYIGNGKMVHAPRPGKPVQINDVDYMSGYTGAVRPG
- a CDS encoding type IV toxin-antitoxin system AbiEi family antitoxin domain-containing protein; amino-acid sequence: MEAVTQVLARNGGLATFGELVAGSSRRAVAKAVKFGVIERVARGIYVRSGLFAAQRVAIAYDGVLSHLSAAEYWGLPLLTPPELPHVTVPPNRHSRPGPPAVLHWAEIDPGDIPGRTTSVTRTVLDCARILPFAEALAVADAALARTSIHRSDLVAAATRMRGPGTPNARRIAGVAHAWAGSFLESVLRAVLLDAGIEGFEPQVVVEAGPFRARVDLGHRQARLAIEADGYQFHGGRSEFAADCRRYDELVAAGWLVLRFTYEQVLSNPDWVVATIRRALAQRLAGM
- a CDS encoding NYN domain-containing protein, giving the protein MAEAGAAASSAATTLPEPVRQRVLTLAAQALGQLPATDIPPPLRRFASFAPGKRAKLSASVLGPILDTDEHFRRLIAFEVRREHPELGDPVAEGIPVPAAEPVEVAALAYLLRPVDWEQRVADAAQLPAEQPKHDDEAVHRLSEQLDQARTETRQVRERLREQVTDLKAENVTLRRKLNEARQRITGLQGELELRTVEANTADERVDAARAEVDRELRKLRARITELEAVEHAARRTAGQERELISTRTRLLLDTLVEAAGGLRRELALPPGGDLRPADTVAGVEPSASPVGRSAPEDDPALFDELLALPQVHLIIDGYNVTKTAWPNSPLHSQRQRLVTALGALVAQRRIEVTVVFDGAELSGPVQLTPPRGVRVRFSPAGVIADEVIRQLVRAEPPGRPVVVVSTDREVADSTITMGARALSAKTLLSRITRP